The Oceanispirochaeta sp. genome has a window encoding:
- the tnpB gene encoding IS66 family insertion sequence element accessory protein TnpB (TnpB, as the term is used for proteins encoded by IS66 family insertion elements, is considered an accessory protein, since TnpC, encoded by a neighboring gene, is a DDE family transposase.), protein MIVDLSKVSIFVRPGVTDMRKQINGLSILAEDEMKKDSGSGSLFLFCSKDRKNLKCIYWDRNGFCMWQKKLEKDKFPWPMTEEDAEEINLEQLQLLLNGIDFWKAHKEIKFNQMN, encoded by the coding sequence ATGATAGTAGATCTCTCAAAAGTCTCCATATTTGTTCGACCCGGTGTTACCGATATGAGGAAACAGATTAACGGTCTATCCATACTGGCGGAAGACGAGATGAAAAAGGACTCCGGCTCTGGAAGCTTGTTTCTATTCTGTAGCAAAGATAGAAAGAATCTAAAATGTATCTACTGGGACCGAAATGGTTTTTGCATGTGGCAGAAAAAACTGGAAAAAGATAAATTCCCTTGGCCTATGACAGAAGAGGATGCTGAAGAAATAAATCTTGAACAATTACAGCTCTTGCTCAATGGAATTGACTTCTGGAAAGCCCATAAAGAAATAAAATTCAATCAGATGAATTAA